The genomic stretch tctactgacaccaCCTGGGAATCCAAGGCAATAAATCCGACCGAGGCGGAGAAGCAAAAAGCCTGAAGGAGAGACTTAACTCGGATCGCGAGGAATAAACCCCGACCGAGACTtataatgtaaggcccgtatcctagtccataccgttctgtTGCCTTCCGCGGTCattccagtcgaatttcggcaatcctcaacccgtatccgacgtttgtgcgcgatcctaagctgagtcctgcatgccgaagtcggctcgatccgaaacttgtattatagagactgcgccgtcgccgcagttccaacgccgcgactcgcgcaccgaaccgatacctaggctagaagatgtgggcctgcgtttgttccgaagaaacgccgcgcgttgcgaattttgagggaatctctacgatatgtcccatcaatcaatcaatcactcatgtcaagtacaagccatacccctaagtacatcaacccatccctcctttcccataagtcaactctctctctcccctcaccattcccctttacaaaatttcaaccacaaccatacctcttttacaaaaaaatcaaactaaaccataccctcccatctccttccttacatcatcccatccatatcattcccatcacctcactctctctctcatttctcaaatctcccaagcaacccaaaatttccAACGTCCAACACTCTCtaccaagccaagtgtggcccaccctctcatctctcatccccaccatcaaggcttcatcatccaccattaaacgtCAAGCATAGGtgcatacaagcctaagggagcaaggagaaggcctagaggtgggtgatccaccgttaattctctctttaagggacccacttatgatgggacccacttgatgtatgtgtttgtgattaaagaggggcccatagtggcggggtccctccactccaccgatctctctctctctctctctctctctctctctctctctttcattgtgaTGGCCTACCTaaggatttacatattttatccacgctatcaacatcagatggtgtggcccaccctattgcaggtgatgatccacaccatccactgtttagatggacccaatacacccttctttctatatattataatttatataatatatatatgatatatataatataatatatattgtatatatataatataagatatatattatatatgtatatacatgcaggtgggccacgtgcatgtggagccccaccatgatgcctgtgatattccacaccgtccagtgtccagagacgctggacgtagctaacagtgaagtgtaaactgacgtggggtgtactaggcttggggtgggccacgcatgcaggccccaccttgatgtatgtatataatccaagccgtccattccgatccccagctcattttaggcgttgagcctaaaaatgaagctgatcccattttttggcaggccataccataggaaatagtggtggttaccgttgaaaaccacttggatctttttactcgccaaaagcaggccgcatattggactcatttggtcggtcttaagccgtacgatccaatggttggagtagattcgcctgatgcgggccccacctgtgaaaaaccacaggaaaacaaaaaaaaaggtacagcagctgacgctgctgctgtcagaacgcacgcaggtgctgcctgcgcgCTGACGGGCGGACAgcctggcagggacccacggtcccagccgtgggccccaccatgatgagtgtcgatcatcaacaccgtgcatttgataggtccccttcaggacagtgggccccccaaaaatcagccctatgagaagctcaggtggcccaggaaacagttggatgggacatctgccattgaaactcttttggggcaggagttttggatcaacatgaaatttgtttttcctcctcaacccAGGTCCACTAACATCATCAACCGgtcgggtggaaaataaacagcacggtgggcccccggtccacgtgaccttataaacagtttggatggcagataaacagtacggtgggcccctggtccacgtgaccttatgaacagtttggatgtcataaaaagcagcatggtgggccccaggtctatatgaccttatcaacaggtttggatggaaaataaacagtacggtgggcctagGTCCACGTAACCTTATCAGCGGGTTGGGTGGGagataaacatttcagtggaccccatgtccgtgtgaccttatcaacagggctgggtggaaaataaacattatggtgggccccacatgggacccactgatgtatgttttataatccacaccttccatagtgtgggccccaccatgaggtatgtacctcatctatgccgtccatccttcccatatggaatccgccatgatgcatgtgttgcatccaaactgtctaatcattttttaaaggatcatttttaaggcttgagacaaaaataagacagatctatttatcatgtggaccacgatgcacggtgaggattgaacggctaccattgaagtcCCTTGGGACCTTACGATCAgaatgaatgggaaataaatgttatggcgggccttgggaattttaatggtgggaatcattatcaccacttagatttgggcgtggcccatgagatgtggcccatttaccatgtttatggcccaggttatgaggcccattgtgatgcatgcaaggcccatggattatggccattgcaatgtatgtaaggcccaatcggtgcggcctattcggtatatatacacacacacacacacacatatgaggcccatgtgattaggcccaacttgatgtatttgtggcccgcccattgaggctcaccttgatatagatatggggcccatgctatgcggcccacttgatgtatttgggtccttgggtcgaggcccaacaggatgtacataaggcccattgcaatgtatgattcatggcaggtcgtgccttgggagcaatgatggtttgatgtccacattgtaaggatgatgttggttaaatgtccgcattgtcactctccctagggcccattgataggcccatacttgtagcacgtaggccgtctaagcccatcctcattatgacagagcccatcaccacataacttgtttagtatagatccatgattcatgatcatacgcatcatatgtatgcctgatatgaggagtgactgattatagcatatgcctctgGGTAGATTGTTtgtaggctccctgataggcggagttaccccacatgagcgctcggtacgtgcaggattgttgcatgtctgatagtatgattcatgcacttgcatttatgtgattgtgattattatatgccctatcgacatcagggtcataacctccacagacacatcgtggatggttggattggataccgaaaatattgttactaagcaccggagcgccatagatgtccctgggtaaaaatccataaacccgatggtaccagaggatgactccaacatcgagaccgagtgaatatatgagtgcacgagggccaagtaccaggaggccgcgtctcccactgtgtcgtggtcggttagaaaggggtgtggccttactcgcccaagagtAGGagacaatactaggctgagtttgaccagctcgtaaatgggtccgctatcgacgtaccggataggtattgacagactattggccaggcggacagtgaggtttcttatgcccacttggactgtgtggctaggagagcggcaatgtcatttggagtgtactgaacaccggtgattatccagattgagaactgtactgatatatgatgaggattggcatgcttgagttatatCTCGCATTGcgtggccgtgttatggccgataacattcatgtactcatcaccatgatttcgcattactctgaccttgcattctgagcacgcttatattgcgcacacacttacaccactctctaagctttctataagcttatatacgatcgatgcgtgcaggtgacgcagtcatagccatagtctcgccacagttggagcgtgcagccgagcttctggagttttgttactttcactatattgtatttctctttcatacgcattgtactaaaattttttttatcatagtggattttgtgatggtgttcttgtggttattgttcgtgggttatacttatggttatgcttatactgaatcaaaaatcatgcttgaaaccctccttgtaggatcccaggatcggaacctggtgtatagatgccgggagccgagaatggaatactacggaggctgttggcgccggattcggtgatcaaaaattttatgagcctagtttccgactttggggcatgacatataaAGTCATGGGCCGCAAGGCCAAGCACATAAGATGCACAAAGTTGACTCAGGAAACAAGGAAGCAACATCTAAAGAGACCGATCAAGGCTCATGGCATAAAAGCCACTTGAAGCCActcgaccgaccataaaaccgacttAAATTAGGTCAGTTACATAGTCGGCTACTGGATTAAGAAAGGATATTGATTATGGATCGATTCCATCTTATTCGACAGATGACAAGCAACTTGATCCTTAGAGCTCGCTGAGACTAACTCTTCATCAGAGTCGGTCAGGATAGTGCCGAGCAAGGAAAAGACGACATAAGCGCTGTCATGAGAATCTCGTAAAAGGATCCCTGatcccgaagatctcgggatcggatGGAGTCCAAAAACGGATCAAATCAGCCCTCCAAGATCTCAGGAAGAGAATCCCTACACGATGGGACCCTCctattcttaaaaaaataagaatCTTCAAGCTAAAAGGTACGCAGAAAATTCCTCTCAAAACCCTTCCTATATAATCCTatcactgactttagcatcggagggtccccggctctagctagggtctcctttgtttcttccTTTTGCAGGTGGTAGGACGTCAGAGGGTGaaccagttttttgcatcaacagattgGCGTCGTTTGTGGGAAACAATACGAAAAGTCATTTTCCAGGCTCTATCCAGTAGCTTCAAGCGAGTTCCAATGACGAGAACTAGAAAAATTGCTCAAAATGAGCCTGCTGAGGTCGATGTTACTGAACCACCGGCACTTGAAGGTCCGCCGGTTACGAACGGAGCCTAAGGGGCTCAGAACCAACCCAATCATCGACAAGGTTCTGCCCCCCGTCCAACAACCTCCGTTTCGACCAGGTATAACCAACGGAACCGAGGAAACGGTTGGTTAGATAAGGAAATCCAAGAGCTTAGGACCGATCCGAACtatatgaagcagatgctggagtAGATCCATCGCCAGCAAGTTCCGCCCCAATATGATAGTGGTCGGGCGAATGCTCCATAACAATTCGTTGACCCTCATCCTGTCGCACCGCGATCTGTCCCTCAGTCGAGTGAGCACCAGGGTCCGGTCGAGCCTACGCCCACTCATTTCAGATCTACGACATGAAATAGATTAGAGGAGGCGCAGCAGGCCTCCGGTTGAAGGTACAACAGATAGtaacgaaccttggaaagccgaccttCAGGACTTCAGGAGAGAAGTGAGGGAAGAGATTGCTGATATGAAGCAGGGTCGTGATGCACATCAAACGAGGCCCGAAGCAAAAGCGTCTCCATTCAAAGAAGAGATAATACAAGCTCAGTTACTAAAACGATTTCGTCTTCCGTAGATTATGCCCTTTACTGGCAAGACCAATCCTATCGAGCACATCGAATCATTTCGGACTTATATGGAGCTTCACAATGCTAGACGCTGTGATGTGCCGAGCTTTCTACCTCACTTTAGCCGACAtagctcgactttggttcaaGCTGTTGAAGCTAAAATCATTAGCTCTTTCGCAGAACTCAGCGATACcttcctcaccaatttcattggcgggaagaaaaagttgaagcTACCTACATACTTGAACAACATAGTGGAAAAAGAGGGAGAGCTGCTGAAAGGCTATATCGAACGTTTCAACTTCGAATCGCTCCAAGTCCGGAAACATTTGGACGAGACAGCACTCAACTCGATCATACGAGGCGTCAGAGACAAACCGTTTCTAGCATTCTTGGACAAGAACCCACCTACTACTCTAGCTGAGTTCATGGCTCGATCAAATAAGTACACGGAGGCCGAGGAAACCCGGATCATGCATGAAGCCGCCCAAAACGCAAAAGTCCTAGCTAAAGATTTAGCAAAGAAAGAATTGACTCGGCCAATGGAAAGAAGCCTAAAGATGATCGAACACGTGATGATTGTAAGTCGGGTAAACGTCGAGACCATAAGTTTTCAACGTACGTATACCCCGCTCAACAAGCAACAAGAGCAGGTTTTGATGGAAATTAAGGGCGAAGGATTCGTCAACTGGCCAGATAGGCTCCGAAGCAACCCGAACTGATGAAGCAAAAACAAGTATTGTCATTACCATTGCGATCATGGGCACAACACAAGTGATTGCTATCACTTGAAAGAAGAAATCGAGCGACTCATCTAAGAAGGCCATCTCAGAGAGCACGTCGAGAAAACCGGAACTACGAAAGAACGCCCAGGTGACAGCTGACCCACGGAGGAAATTCGAACCATTGTCGGTGGTCCTCGAC from Magnolia sinica isolate HGM2019 chromosome 17, MsV1, whole genome shotgun sequence encodes the following:
- the LOC131230631 gene encoding uncharacterized protein LOC131230631 codes for the protein MELHNARRCDVPSFLPHFSRHSSTLVQAVEAKIISSFAELSDTFLTNFIGGKKKLKLPTYLNNIVEKEGELLKGYIERFNFESLQVRKHLDETALNSIIRGVRDKPFLAFLDKNPPTTLAEFMARSNKYTEAEETRIMHEAAQNAKVLAKDLAKKELTRPMERSLKMIEHVMIKKSSDSSKKAISESTSRKPELRKNAQVTADPRRKFEPLSVVLDVEATQTMLGKIMPGALVSLRNPNLGSAFKKKKMEKYCILFTDEDAQGIYHPHDDALVVNLTIANRKVFRILVDTGSSADVLFNQAFDKMGVERSTLRPVHTPLIGFSSGRTLPEGVISLPLTASNSPHQATVMVDFLIVDQSSVYNAILGQPSLSLLQAVVSTCHLFMKFLTESGLGVVRAINMIHGTAMQQL